The following DNA comes from Agromyces mangrovi.
CGCCGCGGTGGAGCACGAGCAGCGATCGACCGCCGCGCTCGGCGGGCGGCGTCACCGGCATCTGCGCCAGCACGTCGCGCACCGCTGCGAGCGCATCGCCCGGGTCGTCGCCGTGCAGTTCGAGCTGACGGATGTCGCTGAAGTCGCGACTCGCGAGCTCGAGCACGCTGCGCATGAGCGCCGTCTTGCCCACGCCGCGCGGGCCGGTCACGTTCAGCACGCGTGCGCCGCCCGGCCGGAGCCCGTCGTGGAGGCGCGTGCGCTCCGTGTCACGCCCGATCAACGGCGCGTTCACGGGTCACCCCACGCGTTTCGGCCGCTGTGCCATGGGTTGATCATGGCAGCCGCCGGGGCGGAATGGAATGGGCGGTTCAGTCCGCGCGCATGCCGGGCGAACCGAGCACGCGCTCGACGGTCAGTTCGAGCACGACCCGCTCGGGGTTCGGGCGCGGCTGCCGGTAGCGGGCGGCGTAGAGCTCGACGGCGAGGGCGACCGACTCGGGGTCGGTCAGGATGCGCACCGGGCCCTCGAACCCGATCCAGCGCCCGCCGTCGACCGACGCGACGGTCGCGCGGCCGCTGCGCTCGGCGTTCAGGAACTTCTGCGAGCCGCGGCTGCCGATCACGCGCACGATGCCGTCGCGGTACGTGATGCCGACGGGCACCGCGTGGATGCGGCCGTCGCGGCCGAGCGTGGACAGGGTGGCGAGGTGGCGTTCGGCCAGGAACGCGAGCGCGGCGTCGGTGATCACCGGGCCACGGTACCCCGTCAGGTGGCCGGCGGTTCGGGCTCGTCGACGCCGAGTCCGACCGCGCGGTGGTCCGGCTCGGTCTCGTCCGGCTGCGCCTCGTCCGGCTGCGCCGAACGCGGTTCCTCGCCTGGCTCGGTCTCGGTGCTCGGCTCCTCGAGTTCCTCGTCGGGCACCGCCTCGGTGTCCGGTTCGTCCGGTGTCTCCTCGGGAGCGGTGTCGTCGGCTCCGGTGGTGTCGGTCATCGCGGCCTCCGTAGTCGTGTTCGGTGCTCCCACCATGCAACGGCGAGTCGCCCTCCGCCAGCGGGTTGACCGACAACGGGTGCGAGGGTACCGGTCGACAGGGTGACTACGACGTCGCGCCGTACCGCTCGATGGCTCCGAGCAGCGCGACGAGCATCGCGTTCAGCGGGGTGGGGACGCCGTGGCGGGCGCCGGCCCGCACGATCGCGCCGTTGCGGGCGTCGATCTCCATCGGCCGCCCCGCCAGGCGGTCGGCGTGCAGCGAGTTGATGCCGTCGCCGGGGCCGGCCCGGTAGGCGGCGACGACCTCGTCGGCGAGGTCGTCGGGCAGGACGGCGCCCTCGGCGCGGCCGACCGCGACCGTCTCGCGGATGATCTCCCGCATGAGGTCGGCGACGGCGTCGTCCTGGGCGATCCGGGGCGGGGCGAGGGTCACCGCGTTGAGCGCGCCGACGGAGTTGACGCAGAGCTTGTGCCAGAGCGCGGAACGCATGTCGTCGGTCGTGCGCACGTCGAGCCCGCACCCGTCGAAGGCCTCGACGAACGCGACGCCGGCCGGCGAGTCCGGTACCGTCAGCACTCCGGGCCCCCGCTGCCGCACTACACCGGGCCCGATGCGCTCGGCCGGGAGGTCGATCATCACCGGGAGCAGTCGGTCACGGTCGACGAACCGCTCGAAGCGCTCGACATGCTCCACGCCGTTCTGGACGATCGCCACCCGCGTGCGCTCGCCCATCAGTCCCGGCAGCCAGCGAGCAGCCCCCTCGGCGTCGTACGCCTTGGTCGTGACCAGCACCCAGTCGACGGGCGCCCCCTCAGCAGGATCGGTGATGACGGATGCCTCAGCGCGCACGACCGACTCGCCGTCGTGCAGCTCCAGCTCGCGGAACGGCGTCCGCACGGCGACGACCACCTCGCGGCCCGCCCCGGAGGCGAGGCGTGCGGCCAGCGCGGTGCCGATGGCCCCGGGCCCGATGACGGCGATCGTGGGTGTGTCGGTGCTCACCGCCCCACGGTACCGGGTCAGGTTGCGCGCAGGCCCGAGATGCGGATGACGCCGGCGCGGAGCCCGTCGTCGGTGAGCTCGGACGTGCGCGTCAGCTCCGCATCC
Coding sequences within:
- a CDS encoding PPOX class F420-dependent oxidoreductase, encoding MITDAALAFLAERHLATLSTLGRDGRIHAVPVGITYRDGIVRVIGSRGSQKFLNAERSGRATVASVDGGRWIGFEGPVRILTDPESVALAVELYAARYRQPRPNPERVVLELTVERVLGSPGMRAD
- a CDS encoding 2-dehydropantoate 2-reductase, whose product is MSTDTPTIAVIGPGAIGTALAARLASGAGREVVVAVRTPFRELELHDGESVVRAEASVITDPAEGAPVDWVLVTTKAYDAEGAARWLPGLMGERTRVAIVQNGVEHVERFERFVDRDRLLPVMIDLPAERIGPGVVRQRGPGVLTVPDSPAGVAFVEAFDGCGLDVRTTDDMRSALWHKLCVNSVGALNAVTLAPPRIAQDDAVADLMREIIRETVAVGRAEGAVLPDDLADEVVAAYRAGPGDGINSLHADRLAGRPMEIDARNGAIVRAGARHGVPTPLNAMLVALLGAIERYGATS